The genome window CGTGTTTGATCGTAGCGGGAATCTTTGGATTGCTACGGACGGGCAACCTGCTGCCCTGGGATACAACGATGCACTTTATGTGGCACCTGTCTCGGGACCTGAACGGGGCCGGGTGTGGCAGTTTCTGAGTGGCCCTGTAGGATGCGAAATATGTGGTCCGGAGTTCACTCCAGACTTCCGGACCCTCTTCGTGGCCATCCAACATCCGGGGGAAGGCGGGACGTTTGAGCGACCGATCAGTCGATGGCCGGATGGTACCGTGCCGCCTCGTCCCTCGGTGGTGGCGGTACGCCATCGCGAGGGGAGAGAAATCGGGACTTAACCCGAGTTAACTTAGTCTTATGAGTATCTTAACGCACCCCTGCGACATGGGGGTTGTAATGAGATGAGATGAGAGGAGAAGAAACAGAAAGGAGGAGGTGTGTTCCCTATGCGGAGTAGGACTCGAATCCTTGTGGCTGGTGCTGTTCTGCTCTCAGCAATTAGTTTGGTCCCTTCAGGTCTAGCCCAGCAGCGGGCAGGTGGTACTGCAAGTCCCCCAGGCACCATTGTCATCGATGGATCCAGTACCGTGGCGCCTCTCACAAGTGCGGTAGCGGAAGAATTCGGAAAGACCTCGCAGGGCCGGGGTATCCGTATTACCGTGGGAATTAGTGGTACGGGTGGTGGGTTCAAGAAGTTCTGCGCAGACAGCGCTCAATCCCGCACGGACATCCAGGATGCCTCTCGCCCCATCCGGTCAGAGGAGGATGAGGCCTGCCGGCGAAACCTAGTGAGCTACGTGGAAGTGCCTGTGGCGATTGATGGGCTCAGTGTGGTGGTAAATCCCCGGAACACCTGGGCCACCTGCCTTACCCTTGGTGAACTCAAGCGGATGTGGGAGCCCGGAGCAGAGCGGAGGATTACGAGCTGGCGTCAGATTCGTCCTACTTTTCCGGATCGGCCCCTGCGGCTGGCGGGCGCAGGTGCAGACTCCGGTACCTTTGACAGCTTCACGGAGATGGTGGTGGGTCGGGCGAAGGCGAGCCGAGGGGACTACCAAGCCACAGAGGACGATAACGTGACCGTACAATTCGTCTCCCGGGATGA of Armatimonadota bacterium contains these proteins:
- a CDS encoding PstS family phosphate ABC transporter substrate-binding protein gives rise to the protein MRSRTRILVAGAVLLSAISLVPSGLAQQRAGGTASPPGTIVIDGSSTVAPLTSAVAEEFGKTSQGRGIRITVGISGTGGGFKKFCADSAQSRTDIQDASRPIRSEEDEACRRNLVSYVEVPVAIDGLSVVVNPRNTWATCLTLGELKRMWEPGAERRITSWRQIRPTFPDRPLRLAGAGADSGTFDSFTEMVVGRAKASRGDYQATEDDNVTVQFVSRDEGALGYFGLAYLEENLGRVKGVALDPSDRVDLTSNDQCRGIEPTFDNTKSGRYPLTRPLFIYLNRASALSKPEVRQFANWYVGKQSGVNLVVDDPRQRGKKTNLTRAVGYVEFPEPVYAAARQCIARLKPGTAFRDAGKVAGHATLQDVNVKYVGHCR